The following coding sequences lie in one Myxococcus xanthus genomic window:
- a CDS encoding helix-turn-helix domain-containing protein, whose product MTPPRPTRARAKSSREDRWLGRVFFGPRRLMYAGPLAPTDPHAHPTFQVLLSLDARVRLRDARQQEVECQAAVVPPDAEHAIVEGALATVLLHVPAEDLVGRRLATLGIGADAAAWGAAGERLRACGIDRLPVRWAEAEAQTQALLRELQADAGVAKPTHPAVKKLLRLLPEALDEDVRLATLAPRVGLSVGRLSHLFSAQVGFPLRPYILWLRLHRAAGHLQQGASLTEAAHAAGFTDSAHLNHAFRRTFGLKPSEIAGVVEWVRPPSR is encoded by the coding sequence ATGACGCCTCCTCGCCCCACCCGTGCCCGAGCGAAGTCATCCCGTGAGGACCGTTGGCTGGGGCGCGTCTTCTTCGGCCCCCGGCGCTTGATGTACGCGGGGCCACTCGCTCCGACGGACCCGCATGCCCACCCCACCTTCCAGGTCCTGCTGTCCCTGGACGCGCGGGTGCGCCTGCGCGACGCCCGTCAGCAGGAGGTCGAATGCCAGGCGGCCGTCGTTCCTCCGGACGCCGAGCACGCCATCGTTGAAGGCGCCCTGGCCACGGTGCTGCTCCACGTCCCCGCGGAGGACCTGGTGGGCCGCCGGCTGGCGACGCTGGGCATTGGCGCGGACGCAGCCGCGTGGGGCGCGGCGGGCGAGCGTTTGAGGGCTTGTGGCATCGACCGGTTGCCGGTGCGCTGGGCGGAGGCCGAGGCGCAGACGCAGGCACTGCTGCGTGAGCTCCAAGCCGACGCGGGCGTCGCGAAGCCCACCCACCCCGCGGTGAAGAAGCTGCTGCGGCTGCTGCCAGAGGCGCTGGATGAAGACGTGCGGCTGGCCACGCTCGCTCCGCGCGTGGGCTTGTCGGTGGGCCGGCTGTCGCATCTGTTCAGCGCGCAGGTGGGCTTCCCCTTGCGGCCCTACATCCTCTGGCTGCGCCTGCACCGGGCCGCCGGGCACCTGCAACAAGGCGCGTCCCTCACCGAGGCCGCGCACGCCGCGGGCTTCACAGACAGCGCGCACCTGAACCACGCCTTCCGCCGCACCTTCGGCCTCAAGCCCTCGGAGATTGCCGGGGTGGTGGAGTGGGTGCGCCCGCCCTCGCGATAG
- a CDS encoding DUF3703 domain-containing protein — translation MSMKAKLRAAFEAELREAHEAESRSEHVRAWRHLERAHVLSQAHAGPHVRVHWRMLGFGWRRRNAAEWVGQVVRLLVAAPGSWLGRAPLGNTGGANVGILTPMPIPDDLRALLDADR, via the coding sequence ATGTCGATGAAGGCGAAGCTGCGCGCCGCTTTCGAAGCGGAGCTGCGCGAGGCCCATGAAGCGGAGTCGCGTTCGGAGCATGTGCGTGCCTGGCGGCACCTCGAGCGGGCCCACGTCCTCAGCCAGGCCCACGCGGGCCCTCACGTGCGGGTGCACTGGCGCATGCTGGGGTTCGGGTGGCGCCGGCGGAACGCCGCGGAGTGGGTGGGGCAGGTGGTGCGGCTGCTGGTCGCCGCGCCGGGCTCATGGCTCGGGCGGGCGCCGTTGGGAAACACCGGTGGCGCGAACGTGGGCATCCTCACGCCCATGCCCATTCCCGACGACCTGCGCGCCCTGCTGGACGCCGACCGCTGA
- a CDS encoding PAS domain-containing sensor histidine kinase, giving the protein MSEREPGLDAAGVVSPPARSGHDTLVDNVDGIVWEADPAIRFIFVSKQAERLLGYPVEQWLTEPDFWVEHLHPDDRDWASTYCRSAVEQCLPHEFEYRMLAADGRIVWLRDIVTVLSKDGHAHRLHGLMVDVTEQHQAQERLEQTVSLLEATLDSTADGLLVVDRDGHITACNRQFEQLWGLTGLAACTHDATLLAAVREKLKAPDAFLSRVQALYEEPWQESFGIIELRDGRILEHYSLPQRWRGLITGRVWSFRDITERVHAQRTQERLLDEAHEAIRVRDDFLSIAAHELKTPLTPLRLHLELLKRTLTAKEPIAPERVDKAMAQVHRLSALVNDLVDASSVEAGRLKLQREPVSLLELANEACSEFRALSAEHAFTCELPQEDLLVMGDRGRLSQVLANLLENAVKYSPLGGTVRVSLSHADGNAVLSVADGGIGISQEEQAHLFDRFFRASNAPVSGFGGLGLGLYICRDIIERHGGHICVDSEPGRGSTFHVSLPVLTATAQREAHP; this is encoded by the coding sequence ATGTCGGAGAGGGAGCCGGGCCTGGACGCAGCCGGGGTCGTCAGCCCCCCTGCCCGGAGTGGACATGACACGCTGGTCGACAACGTCGATGGCATCGTCTGGGAGGCAGACCCCGCCATCCGCTTCATCTTCGTCAGCAAGCAGGCGGAGCGGCTGCTCGGCTATCCGGTGGAGCAGTGGCTCACGGAGCCCGACTTCTGGGTGGAGCACCTGCATCCGGACGACAGGGACTGGGCCTCCACCTACTGCCGCTCCGCGGTGGAGCAATGCCTTCCCCACGAATTCGAATACCGGATGCTGGCCGCGGACGGCCGCATCGTCTGGCTGCGTGACATCGTCACCGTGCTGTCCAAGGACGGCCACGCCCACCGGCTTCACGGCCTCATGGTGGACGTCACCGAGCAGCATCAGGCCCAGGAGCGGCTGGAGCAGACGGTGTCCCTGCTGGAGGCCACGCTCGACTCGACGGCGGACGGACTGCTGGTGGTCGACCGGGACGGACACATCACCGCCTGCAACCGCCAGTTCGAGCAACTCTGGGGACTGACGGGACTGGCGGCCTGCACGCACGACGCGACGTTGCTCGCGGCCGTGCGCGAGAAGCTGAAGGCCCCGGACGCCTTCCTCTCGCGGGTCCAGGCCCTGTACGAGGAGCCATGGCAGGAGAGCTTCGGCATCATCGAACTGCGCGACGGCCGCATCCTGGAGCACTACTCCCTGCCCCAGCGGTGGCGCGGGCTCATCACCGGCCGCGTCTGGAGCTTCCGCGACATCACCGAGCGCGTGCACGCACAGCGCACGCAGGAGCGGCTGCTGGACGAGGCGCACGAGGCCATTCGCGTGCGCGACGACTTCCTCTCCATCGCCGCCCACGAGCTCAAGACGCCCCTGACGCCGCTGCGCCTCCACCTGGAGCTGCTGAAGCGGACGCTGACGGCCAAGGAGCCCATCGCACCGGAGCGCGTGGACAAGGCCATGGCGCAGGTGCACCGCCTGTCCGCGCTGGTCAATGACTTGGTGGACGCCTCCAGCGTGGAGGCGGGCCGGCTGAAGCTGCAACGTGAGCCCGTGTCGCTCCTGGAACTGGCGAACGAGGCGTGCTCGGAGTTCCGCGCCCTCAGCGCGGAGCATGCCTTCACGTGCGAGCTTCCCCAGGAGGACCTCCTCGTCATGGGCGACCGGGGCCGGCTGTCGCAGGTGCTGGCCAACCTCCTGGAGAACGCCGTCAAATACAGCCCGCTGGGCGGCACCGTGCGCGTCTCCCTGTCTCATGCGGACGGCAACGCCGTGCTCAGCGTGGCGGACGGCGGCATCGGCATCTCCCAGGAGGAGCAGGCGCACCTCTTCGACCGCTTCTTCCGCGCGAGCAACGCGCCCGTGTCCGGCTTCGGGGGCCTGGGCCTGGGGCTCTACATCTGCCGGGACATCATCGAACGGCACGGCGGCCACATCTGCGTGGACAGCGAGCCGGGCCGAGGCTCCACGTTCCATGTCTCGCTGCCCGTGCTCACCGCGACGGCGCAGCGGGAGGCCCATCCCTGA
- a CDS encoding ATPase domain-containing protein yields MSSSEQPARQDARVSTGVPGLDAVLGGGLVSSGVYIVVGEPGAGKTLFANQLCYHQGRAGARCLYVTLLAESHARMLANMRDMAFFDSALLPEGVYYVSGFRTLEEQGLPGLLELLRREVRNHNASILVLDGLVQAQEAAGSSRDFKKFIHELQVAAGLTRFTALLLTSANGPAVHPEYTMVDGILELRERTQGVRSWRELQVRKFRGSATLHGVHSFRITSDGLEVFPRLESRVQRTPPPDPGAHRLHLGVPSLDALFPEGLAAGSTSLVLGPPGAGKTLLGSSFLAEGLKQGEHCLYMGFYEPPNRLLGKVASAGIDMGGAMADGRLSFIWQPPSECILDVLADQLLSVVRRRNVKRVFVDGLSAMQQASPEPARINSFFAALTQELRCTGTTTLFGMETPRLFGPVLDVPMEVGPSAVAENLFFLRHVELEGRLRKLLSIFKMRDTHYDPTLREFVVTPQGIEVLPPFSVAVDTLLTGLARHPGAGHF; encoded by the coding sequence ATGTCCTCTTCCGAGCAACCCGCACGGCAGGACGCACGCGTATCGACTGGCGTGCCTGGGCTTGACGCCGTGCTGGGCGGCGGCCTCGTGTCGTCGGGTGTCTACATCGTCGTGGGGGAGCCGGGCGCGGGGAAGACCCTCTTCGCCAACCAGCTCTGCTATCACCAGGGGCGCGCTGGCGCGCGGTGTCTGTATGTCACGCTGCTCGCGGAGTCCCACGCTCGCATGCTGGCCAACATGCGGGACATGGCCTTCTTCGACTCGGCGCTGCTGCCCGAGGGCGTCTACTACGTCAGCGGCTTCCGCACGCTGGAGGAGCAGGGGCTGCCGGGGTTGTTGGAGCTCTTGCGGCGCGAGGTGCGCAACCACAACGCGAGCATCCTGGTGCTGGACGGCCTGGTGCAGGCGCAGGAGGCGGCCGGCAGCAGCCGCGACTTCAAGAAGTTCATCCACGAGCTTCAGGTCGCCGCCGGGCTGACGCGCTTCACGGCGCTGCTGCTCACCAGCGCCAACGGTCCCGCCGTCCATCCGGAATACACCATGGTGGATGGCATCCTGGAGCTGCGCGAGCGCACCCAGGGCGTGCGTTCCTGGCGCGAGCTGCAGGTGCGCAAGTTCCGGGGGAGCGCCACGCTCCACGGCGTCCACTCCTTCCGCATCACCAGCGACGGTCTGGAGGTCTTTCCCCGGTTGGAGTCACGCGTCCAGCGCACGCCGCCGCCGGACCCGGGCGCCCATCGCCTCCACTTGGGTGTTCCATCCCTGGACGCGCTCTTCCCGGAGGGGTTGGCGGCGGGGTCCACCTCCCTGGTGCTCGGTCCGCCTGGCGCGGGCAAGACGCTGCTGGGCAGCAGCTTCCTGGCGGAGGGGCTGAAGCAGGGTGAGCACTGCCTCTACATGGGCTTCTACGAGCCCCCCAACCGGCTGCTGGGCAAGGTGGCATCCGCGGGCATCGATATGGGCGGCGCCATGGCGGACGGACGGCTCAGCTTCATCTGGCAGCCGCCTTCCGAATGCATTCTCGATGTGCTGGCGGACCAGCTCCTGTCGGTCGTGCGGCGGCGCAACGTGAAGCGGGTGTTCGTGGACGGGCTCAGCGCCATGCAGCAGGCCTCGCCCGAGCCCGCGCGCATCAATTCGTTCTTCGCGGCCCTCACCCAGGAGCTGCGTTGCACGGGGACCACCACCCTCTTCGGCATGGAGACACCGCGGCTCTTCGGTCCGGTGCTGGACGTCCCGATGGAGGTCGGCCCTTCCGCTGTAGCGGAGAACCTCTTTTTCCTGAGACATGTCGAGCTTGAAGGCCGCCTGCGCAAGCTGCTGAGCATCTTCAAGATGCGTGACACCCACTATGACCCCACCCTGAGGGAGTTCGTCGTCACCCCCCAGGGAATCGAGGTGCTGCCCCCCTTCAGTGTCGCTGTGGATACCTTGCTCACGGGACTTGCCCGGCATCCGGGCGCTGGCCATTTCTGA
- a CDS encoding response regulator, translating to METVLVVDDEQGILEALADLLREEGYRVLTASHGREALERMAELRPDLVLTDWMMPVLDGPALIARIRAEPAYKDVSLMGMSAVDVSSLRHLYPGMPFLQKPFDIHALMRQVRKALDGKQG from the coding sequence ATGGAGACGGTCCTGGTGGTGGATGACGAGCAGGGCATCCTGGAAGCCCTGGCGGACCTCCTTCGAGAGGAGGGCTACCGCGTTCTGACGGCCTCTCACGGACGTGAGGCGCTGGAGCGGATGGCGGAGCTCCGGCCGGACCTGGTCCTCACTGACTGGATGATGCCCGTCCTGGACGGACCGGCCCTCATCGCGCGCATCCGGGCTGAACCGGCCTACAAAGATGTATCACTCATGGGGATGAGCGCGGTGGACGTGTCCTCGCTGCGGCATCTGTATCCCGGCATGCCGTTCCTCCAGAAGCCCTTCGACATCCACGCGCTGATGCGACAGGTCCGCAAGGCCCTGGACGGAAAGCAAGGCTGA
- a CDS encoding FUSC family protein, which yields MRRLLRHLRSVLRVRPGKPAIGAGLRTALATAVPLVLAFLLGVKDASWGGLSGLLVSLADKGGSYRTRAKELGAVTLLGALVGALGAPGGSTPWLDVSLMWLGVTAAAFARSYGETAGSVGGQLAVIFVVSLGAPAVGVDAALARAFWLLFGGLWAMMLSLVLWPLRPYRPARRAIARVYRELAEACWDLGRLSREGASSQEWVEAAERHMSVRPLMEQARATLGAMRGSNLGKSRRGEHLLVLLETCEPMSAQLIALAEAMEAAVREPRFLPLRARVDSLCDAYAAMASWVEQVLVRERNEGVPRAPRMVPRSRRRHYRPAPGIRSREDPLSIHVEALFGKLRELAGVAHETAAGLLHGDPVSDRGRSVVGHEQRRARSWLAPLRDHLRSDSLVFRHALRVGLVATTALVVTRALGIRDAHWVSLTVIAILQPYSAITEERALQRVGGTLLGACLAAVIATRVHSPSALLAVIVLLTAVSVSLLPINFGAFQILLTPDYLLLATLSSGDWSLAGQRALGVLVACALALMGAWLLWPMPERRRFPEAAAAALRADGEYLREVISRRSGTRPEVGAARRTFGLALLDAEASFERLTAEYHGPPQQLESGMAVITYARRFATVVTALGMERPEAEVPGQLKQLAHQAGRALDELADALRDRRVPPPLPPLKVSCKTDDPVFGALLERVPRQLGMLHGAVSRLSSGTVLR from the coding sequence ATGCGCCGACTGCTGAGACACCTGCGCTCCGTCCTCCGCGTCCGGCCAGGAAAGCCCGCCATTGGCGCGGGCTTGCGGACCGCGCTGGCCACCGCCGTGCCCCTGGTCCTCGCGTTCCTGCTGGGCGTGAAGGATGCGAGCTGGGGGGGCTTGTCCGGCCTCCTGGTCTCACTGGCGGACAAAGGCGGCTCGTACCGGACGCGCGCGAAGGAGCTGGGCGCGGTGACGCTGCTGGGTGCGCTGGTGGGCGCGCTGGGCGCCCCGGGCGGGTCCACGCCGTGGCTGGACGTGTCCCTGATGTGGCTGGGGGTGACGGCGGCGGCCTTCGCGCGGAGCTACGGAGAGACGGCGGGCTCCGTCGGCGGGCAGCTCGCGGTCATCTTCGTCGTGTCGCTGGGCGCGCCCGCGGTGGGCGTGGATGCCGCGCTGGCCCGCGCCTTCTGGCTGCTCTTCGGCGGCCTGTGGGCCATGATGCTGTCCCTGGTGCTGTGGCCCTTGCGGCCCTACCGCCCGGCGCGGAGGGCCATCGCGCGCGTGTACCGGGAGCTGGCGGAGGCGTGCTGGGATTTGGGCCGCCTGTCGCGCGAGGGCGCCAGTTCCCAGGAGTGGGTGGAGGCCGCGGAGCGGCACATGAGCGTGCGGCCCCTCATGGAGCAGGCGCGCGCCACGCTGGGGGCCATGCGCGGCAGCAATCTGGGCAAGTCCCGGCGGGGCGAGCACCTGCTCGTGTTGCTCGAGACGTGCGAGCCGATGTCCGCCCAGCTCATCGCCCTGGCCGAGGCCATGGAGGCGGCCGTGCGCGAGCCCCGCTTCCTGCCGCTGCGCGCGCGCGTGGACTCGCTGTGTGACGCCTACGCGGCCATGGCGAGCTGGGTGGAGCAGGTGCTGGTGCGCGAGCGCAATGAGGGCGTCCCGCGCGCGCCCCGGATGGTGCCTCGCTCGCGCAGACGGCACTACCGGCCCGCTCCAGGCATCCGGAGCCGCGAGGACCCGCTGTCCATCCACGTGGAGGCGCTCTTCGGGAAGCTGCGGGAACTGGCGGGAGTGGCGCACGAGACGGCCGCGGGCCTGCTCCATGGCGACCCGGTGTCCGACCGCGGGCGGAGCGTGGTGGGCCATGAGCAGCGGCGCGCGCGCTCGTGGCTGGCCCCGCTTCGCGACCACCTCCGCTCCGACTCGCTCGTCTTCCGGCACGCGCTGCGCGTGGGGCTGGTGGCGACGACGGCGCTGGTGGTGACGCGGGCGCTGGGCATCCGCGACGCCCACTGGGTGAGCCTCACCGTCATCGCCATCCTCCAACCGTATTCGGCCATCACCGAGGAGCGCGCGCTCCAGCGCGTCGGCGGGACGCTGCTGGGCGCATGCCTGGCGGCGGTGATTGCCACGCGCGTGCATTCCCCCTCCGCGCTGCTCGCCGTCATCGTCCTGCTCACGGCGGTGTCGGTGTCCCTGCTGCCCATCAACTTCGGTGCCTTCCAGATTCTGCTCACGCCCGACTACCTGCTGCTGGCCACGTTGAGCTCGGGGGACTGGAGCCTCGCCGGCCAGCGCGCGCTGGGCGTGCTGGTGGCCTGCGCGCTGGCGCTGATGGGCGCGTGGCTGCTGTGGCCCATGCCGGAGCGCCGCCGCTTCCCAGAAGCCGCGGCGGCCGCGTTACGCGCGGATGGTGAATACCTGCGCGAGGTCATCTCCCGACGCAGCGGCACCCGGCCCGAGGTGGGCGCCGCGCGGCGCACCTTCGGACTGGCGCTGCTGGACGCGGAGGCCTCCTTCGAGCGGCTCACCGCCGAGTACCACGGCCCGCCCCAGCAGCTCGAGTCAGGCATGGCCGTCATCACCTATGCGCGCCGCTTCGCCACCGTGGTGACGGCCCTGGGCATGGAGCGGCCGGAGGCGGAGGTCCCCGGCCAGTTGAAGCAGCTGGCGCACCAGGCGGGGCGCGCGCTCGACGAACTCGCGGACGCGCTCAGGGACCGGCGCGTGCCGCCGCCCCTGCCGCCGTTGAAGGTGTCATGCAAGACGGATGACCCCGTCTTCGGCGCGTTGCTCGAAAGGGTGCCCCGCCAGCTGGGCATGCTGCACGGCGCCGTGTCACGGCTCAGCAGTGGCACCGTCCTGCGGTGA